A DNA window from Impatiens glandulifera chromosome 7, dImpGla2.1, whole genome shotgun sequence contains the following coding sequences:
- the LOC124910656 gene encoding transcription factor bHLH84-like, with amino-acid sequence MEQTSGMIVEGEWNTFSLGGMYSSSNEESDFMAQLLNNCSFPSSKFSSGNELSMCLSDMTDADTYSLSQETSYYRGCSNVPFPNSSCHESYNYPDEPQPFLCPPSMSIDRSGLKNLQIVRESEMPWPEVTIEDDKNSLLENKKRSKRDGDVQQKRRNSKIRKNSKDRSPNIDCDSEDESNGSHEGVTSSSITISKGAAASLNISNGKTRVSRGSATDPQSVYARKRRERINERLRILQTLVPNGTKVDISTMLEEAVLYVKFLQHQIKLLSSNEMWMYAPIAYNGMDIGLDLNITAPKL; translated from the exons ATGGAGCAGACCAGTGGTATGATCGTTGAAGGCGAATGGAACACGTTTTCATTGGGTGGAATGTATTCATCGAGTAACGAAGAGTCTGATTTCATGGCGCAGTTACTAAACAACTGCTCTTTTCCCTCTTCCAAATTTTCCTCTGGCAATGAACTCTCCATGTGTTTATCGGATATGACTGATGCTGACACGTATTCTTTATCGCAAGAGACTAGTTATTACAGAGGGTGCAGTAATGTTCCTTTTCCAAATTCATCTTGTCACGAAAGTTACAACTACCCGGATGAACCACAGCCTTTTTTGTGCCCTCCTTCCATGTCAATTGACCGGAGTGGATTAAAGAATTTGCAGATTGTTAGAGAATCAGAAATGCCTTGGCCAGAGGTCACCATTGAAGATGACAAGAACAGCCTCTTGGAGAATAAGAAGAGATCAAAGCGTGATGGAGAT GTACAACAAAAGAGGAGAAACTCGAAAATCAGGAAGAACAGTAAAGATAGATCACCCAACATTGACTGCGATTCTGAAGATGAATCAAACGGTTCACATGAAGGAGTGACTTCAAGTTCGATCACAATCTCCAAAGGAGCTGCAGCATCTCTAAACATAAGCAACGGCAAGACAAGAGTCAGTAGAGGGTCTGCAACCGATCCCCAGAGTGTATATGCAAGG aaaagaagagaaaggaTCAATGAACGTCTAAGAATTTTACAAACACTTGTTCCAAACGGGACGAAGGTTGATATTAGCACCATGCTTGAAGAAGCTGTTCTATATGTGAAGTTCTTGCAGCACCAGATCAAG CTTCTAAGTTCTAATGAAATGTGGATGTATGCACCAATTGCGTATAATGGGATGGACATTGGCCTTGATCTCAATATCACTGCCCCTAAGTTGTAA
- the LOC124910721 gene encoding dual-specificity RNA methyltransferase RlmN translates to MFRSIFDASFLRAEFDAAGINSQFIPLIWKHVIRNPNCEWTEIPSLPTAAYSLLQSKFKTTTSVVHSVLDSNDEVTTKLLIKLQNGAFIEAVIMRYDSRLGKYGGQSRPGGLRSTLCISSQVGCKMGCRFCATGSMGFKNNLSSGEIIEQLVHALQISQIRNIVFMGMGEPLNNYTSLVESIRVMTAFPFQLSPRKITVSTVGIVHAIKKLHYDLPNLNLAVSLHAPVQEVRCQIMPAARAFPLEKLMGSLQEYQQNSQQKILIEYIMLDGVNDEEQHAHLLAKLLNTFEVVVNLIPFNPIGSLSQFKTSKEQSVLEFQKILRGTYNIRTTIRREMGQDISGACGQLVVNLSDKKLTSTGLITDIEDLRP, encoded by the exons ATGTTTCGATCCATCTTTGATGCTTCTTTTCTTAGGGCAGAATTTGATGCCGCCGGTATAAATTCACAGTTCATTCCTCTCATCTGGAA GCACGTGATTAGGAACCCTAATTGTGAATGGACAGAAATCCCTTCTCTGCCTACGGCGGCTTACTCGCTGCTCCAGTCCAAGTTCAAGACCACCACCTCGGTTGTGCATTCTGTTCTGGATTCAAATGACGAGGTTACAACCAAACTTCTCATTAAACTACAG AATGGAGCATTTATTGAAGCTGTGATAATGAGATATGACTCCCGCTTGGGAAAATATGGTGGACAGTCTCGCCCTGGTGGATTAAGGTCAACATTGTGCATATCTTCTCAG GTTGGTTGCAAGATGGGTTGCAGATTTTGTGCAACTGGCAGCATGGGGTTCAAAAACAACCTATCTTCGGGAGAAATTATTGAGCAATTGGTGCATGCCTTGCAAATCTCCCAGATAAGGAATATTGTATTTATG GGAATGGGAGAACCTTTAAATAACTACACTTCTTTGGTAGAATCAATACGTGTCATGACTGCATTTCCATTTCAATTGTCACCAAGGAAAATTACTGTCTCAACG GTTGGTATAGTCCACGCCATCAAGAAACTTCATTATGATTTACCTAACTTGAACCTAGCAGTGTCTCTGCATGCACCCGTTCAAGAGGTTCGATGTCAGATAATGCCTGCAGCCCGGGCTTTTCCTTTGGAAAAACTCATGGGTAGCCTACAGGAATATCAGCAGAACAG TCAGCAGAAAATATTGATCGAGTATATTATGCTTGATGGGGTGAATGATGAAGAACAGCATGCTCACCTGCTCGCTAAATTGTTAAACACATTTGAAGTG GTTGTGAACCTCATACCTTTCAATCCCATAGGTTCACTTAGTCAGTTCAAAACCAGCAAAGAGCAGAGTGTTTTGGAATTCCAGAAAATACTGAGAGGCACATATAACATCCGAACAACCATCCGCAGGGAAATGGGCCAAGACATAAGTGGTGCATGCGGTCAACTTGTGGTTAACCTTTCCGATAAGAAGTTAACAAGTACTGGTCTCATCACTGATATTGAAGACCTTCGTCCATGA